Proteins from a single region of Ignavibacteria bacterium:
- a CDS encoding mechanosensitive ion channel — protein sequence MFLSKIVKIFFIVCLFLLNLQAQTTSVRRTDSIRIKTVDTAFTRLSSIDSLRKYEASRETIIIHDTTLQTIHDTILMHDTLTSHDTVHSETNLFFFPEVKELKIQESFSFWKIVFSLLLILIGGWINWRVNKFYLRYHIIEKFKYGDFIKILFHIFLWLIISYLILFYIIVPSSFVMIVLGAALLLMIVLASNDFVKNVIGGIILLLDRPFTYGDWIKINDYYGKIRSKSFRSVEIITLDDSIINLPNQLFLQNAVENLNVVSKNKQVNITVKVPQSVDVIEAKKILFEVGTTSIFNSASKPTEVTFKGLSPEGMNEFNIKAFVFDAKYENELRTNILETINNILNDHFSQLSPPKS from the coding sequence CGGATCAAAACTGTAGATACTGCTTTTACCCGATTAAGTTCAATAGATTCTCTAAGAAAATATGAAGCCTCGCGAGAAACAATAATTATACACGATACAACACTTCAGACGATCCACGATACGATATTAATGCACGATACACTAACTTCGCATGATACGGTTCACAGCGAAACTAATTTATTTTTCTTTCCGGAAGTAAAGGAACTGAAAATTCAGGAAAGTTTTTCTTTCTGGAAAATAGTTTTTTCATTGCTGTTAATTTTGATCGGCGGCTGGATCAATTGGCGCGTCAATAAATTCTATCTTCGTTATCATATAATTGAAAAATTCAAGTACGGAGATTTCATAAAAATTTTGTTTCACATTTTCTTGTGGTTGATAATTTCCTACTTGATCTTATTCTACATTATCGTACCATCAAGTTTTGTTATGATAGTTTTAGGTGCTGCGCTTCTGTTAATGATTGTGCTTGCATCCAATGACTTTGTGAAAAATGTGATAGGCGGGATTATATTACTTTTAGACAGGCCATTCACCTACGGCGATTGGATAAAAATAAATGATTACTATGGGAAAATCCGCTCAAAAAGTTTTCGGTCAGTTGAAATAATTACACTCGATGATTCAATCATCAATCTGCCGAACCAGCTTTTCTTGCAGAATGCTGTCGAGAATCTTAATGTCGTCTCAAAGAATAAACAAGTTAACATTACTGTGAAAGTTCCTCAAAGTGTTGATGTTATCGAAGCCAAAAAGATTTTATTCGAAGTCGGAACAACGTCGATATTTAACTCTGCTTCAAAACCAACTGAAGTTACATTTAAGGGGCTATCACCGGAAGGAATGAATGAATTTAATATCAAAGCGTTCGTCTTTGATGCAAAGTATGAAAACGAATTGCGCACTAATATCCTCGAGACGATTAACAACATCCTCAATGATCATTTCAGTCAATTGTCTCCACCTAAATCTTAA